One region of Chryseobacterium muglaense genomic DNA includes:
- a CDS encoding cytochrome-c peroxidase, whose protein sequence is MFTMIKQIFKIILVLVTFPNFISCSEEVIQPLEKDEAVNLKFPSYFPQMTFDQSENPITKNGVELGRKLFYEGRLSRNNTISCGFCHIQENAFTHHGHTVSHGIDDRLGIRNAPAIQNMVFLKRYMWDGVIHNLNQQPIIPMTDVNEMDSSMPEAIAKLSKDEVYKKLFTQAYGDENITGERVLKALSQFMASLISADSKYDRFKQGKENFTSEESQGMALFQQKCASCHSGELFTDESFRNTGMYYNTQFKDAGRHRVTLDQSDWMKFRVPSLRNVEYTSPYMHDGRFYTLEAVLNFYSDNVEDNPNLDPQLKQNNHIGIAMNAQEKQFIIAFLKTLSDKSFISNPKFAE, encoded by the coding sequence ATGTTCACAATGATTAAGCAGATTTTTAAAATTATATTGGTTTTAGTTACTTTTCCGAATTTCATTTCGTGTTCTGAAGAAGTCATTCAACCTTTGGAAAAAGATGAAGCCGTTAATCTTAAGTTTCCATCTTATTTTCCGCAAATGACCTTCGACCAATCAGAAAATCCCATTACAAAAAATGGAGTGGAATTGGGAAGAAAATTATTTTATGAAGGCAGACTTTCAAGAAATAATACGATTTCATGCGGCTTCTGTCATATTCAGGAAAATGCGTTTACGCACCACGGTCACACGGTAAGTCACGGAATTGATGACAGATTAGGAATCAGAAATGCACCTGCGATTCAAAATATGGTGTTTCTGAAACGATATATGTGGGACGGTGTGATTCATAATTTAAATCAACAACCGATTATTCCGATGACGGATGTCAACGAAATGGATAGTTCGATGCCTGAAGCAATTGCAAAATTAAGCAAAGATGAGGTTTATAAAAAATTGTTTACACAGGCTTACGGAGACGAAAATATTACAGGAGAAAGAGTTTTAAAAGCACTGTCACAGTTTATGGCAAGTTTGATTTCAGCTGATTCCAAATACGACAGATTTAAACAGGGAAAAGAGAATTTTACTTCTGAAGAATCTCAAGGAATGGCTTTGTTTCAGCAAAAATGTGCGTCGTGTCACAGCGGAGAATTATTTACCGATGAAAGTTTCAGAAATACCGGAATGTATTACAATACGCAGTTCAAAGATGCAGGACGACATCGGGTGACGCTGGACCAAAGTGATTGGATGAAATTTAGAGTTCCGAGTTTGAGAAATGTAGAATATACGTCGCCTTACATGCACGACGGAAGATTTTACACGTTGGAAGCTGTGCTCAATTTTTATTCAGATAATGTAGAAGATAATCCAAATCTCGATCCACAACTGAAGCAAAATAATCACATCGGAATTGCGATGAACGCTCAGGAAAAACAATTCATTATTGCTTTTCTAAAGACTTTATCCGACAAAAGTTTTATTTCTAATCCCAAGTTTGCGGAATAA
- the rpsT gene encoding 30S ribosomal protein S20, whose translation MANHKSALKRIRQNEVRKVRNRYYHKTARTALKVLRNEENKAAATEQLPKVIALLDKLAKKNIIHKNKANNLKSKLTKHVNKLA comes from the coding sequence ATGGCTAATCATAAATCAGCACTTAAGAGAATAAGACAAAACGAAGTTAGAAAAGTTCGTAACAGATACTACCACAAGACTGCTAGAACAGCTCTAAAAGTTTTAAGAAACGAAGAAAACAAAGCAGCTGCAACTGAGCAATTGCCAAAAGTTATCGCTTTATTAGACAAGTTGGCTAAGAAAAACATTATCCACAAGAACAAAGCAAATAACTTAAAAAGTAAATTGACTAAGCACGTTAATAAATTAGCGTAA
- a CDS encoding MFS transporter — protein MENKITKTIDTTKIVYPILFMISFSHFLNDLIQSTIPSLYPILKGEFSLSFSQIGIITLVFQLTASILQPFVGIYTDKKPNPRSLAIGMGLSMAGLLLLAAAHEYYVILISVALIGMGSSIFHPEASRVAQLASGGQKGLAQSIFQVGGNSGSAIGPLLVALIILPLGQGYVGLFAIAAFIGIIVLWRIGNWYAERLSLKKSAKHPSDIIEIQLSRKKILFSVSILLALIFSKYIYLASMTNYFTFFLIDKFHVSVQDSQLYLFIFLAAVAVGTILGGKLGDKYGRKKIIWVSILGAAPFTLCLPYLSLFWTIIFAVLIGLIIASAFSAILVYATDLMPNKIGLVAGLFFGFMFGMGGIGSAILGAVADDTSIEFVFKICAFLPLMGIITAFLPNIKGHKK, from the coding sequence ATGGAAAATAAAATTACCAAAACAATTGACACCACAAAAATTGTTTATCCTATTCTCTTTATGATCAGTTTTTCTCATTTTTTGAATGATCTGATCCAATCTACGATTCCTTCTTTGTATCCGATTCTGAAAGGAGAATTTAGTTTATCCTTTTCGCAAATCGGAATTATCACATTGGTCTTTCAACTTACCGCTTCAATTTTACAGCCTTTTGTTGGAATTTATACCGATAAAAAGCCAAATCCGAGGTCACTTGCGATTGGAATGGGACTATCAATGGCTGGGTTGCTTTTGTTGGCTGCCGCTCATGAATATTATGTTATTTTAATATCTGTCGCATTGATTGGAATGGGTTCCTCAATTTTCCATCCTGAAGCTTCAAGAGTTGCACAACTAGCATCAGGCGGACAAAAAGGATTGGCTCAATCCATCTTTCAGGTAGGTGGAAATTCGGGAAGTGCAATAGGTCCGTTATTAGTAGCTTTAATCATTCTTCCTTTAGGACAAGGTTACGTAGGATTATTTGCCATCGCCGCATTCATCGGAATCATTGTTTTGTGGAGAATTGGAAACTGGTATGCTGAAAGATTATCATTAAAAAAATCAGCTAAACACCCAAGTGACATTATTGAGATACAACTTTCACGTAAAAAGATTTTGTTTTCTGTATCCATTTTATTGGCTCTTATTTTCTCAAAGTATATTTATCTGGCTTCAATGACCAATTATTTTACCTTCTTTTTGATTGATAAATTCCATGTTTCGGTACAAGATTCTCAACTTTATTTGTTCATATTTTTAGCGGCAGTTGCTGTAGGAACAATTTTAGGGGGAAAATTAGGAGATAAATACGGCAGAAAAAAAATAATCTGGGTTTCTATTTTGGGAGCAGCACCCTTTACACTTTGTCTTCCCTACCTTTCATTATTCTGGACGATTATTTTCGCTGTTTTAATCGGATTAATCATTGCTTCGGCATTTTCTGCAATATTAGTTTACGCCACAGACCTTATGCCCAATAAAATCGGATTGGTTGCCGGATTATTCTTCGGATTTATGTTTGGAATGGGCGGAATTGGTTCTGCCATATTAGGAGCTGTCGCAGATGACACCAGTATAGAATTTGTCTTCAAAATATGTGCATTTTTACCTTTGATGGGGATTATCACAGCCTTTTTACCCAATATAAAAGGACATAAAAAATAG
- a CDS encoding superoxide dismutase — MKIFKIAALSAVFAAQFAFAQFKQTPLPYAYNALEGNIDAQTMEIHYSKHAAAYVANLNKAIAGTPQEKQTLFEILSKAGTLPMAVRNNAGGHYNHELFWTVLTPQKSTQPSAKLTKAITDAFGSMDAFKEKMSKAGADRFGSGWAWLSVDKSGKLFVSSTPNQDNPLMDVVEEKGTPIFGIDVWEHAYYLKYQNKRADYLTAIWNVTNWKEISRRYEEALSKK; from the coding sequence ATGAAGATTTTTAAAATCGCTGCACTAAGTGCGGTTTTTGCGGCGCAGTTTGCGTTTGCACAGTTTAAGCAGACGCCTTTACCGTACGCATACAATGCATTGGAAGGTAATATCGATGCGCAAACGATGGAAATTCATTATTCAAAACACGCAGCAGCGTATGTTGCCAATTTGAATAAAGCAATTGCCGGAACTCCACAGGAAAAGCAAACTTTATTTGAAATTCTTTCAAAAGCAGGAACTTTGCCAATGGCGGTAAGAAACAATGCAGGAGGTCATTACAATCATGAGTTATTCTGGACGGTTCTTACACCACAAAAAAGCACGCAGCCTTCTGCTAAATTAACAAAAGCAATCACCGATGCTTTCGGAAGTATGGATGCTTTCAAAGAAAAAATGAGCAAAGCAGGAGCCGACCGTTTCGGTTCTGGTTGGGCATGGCTTTCTGTTGATAAGAGCGGTAAATTATTCGTTTCTTCAACGCCAAACCAAGACAATCCTTTGATGGATGTTGTAGAAGAAAAAGGAACGCCAATTTTCGGAATCGATGTTTGGGAACACGCTTATTACCTAAAATATCAGAACAAAAGAGCTGATTATTTAACTGCGATCTGGAACGTGACCAACTGGAAAGAGATCAGCAGAAGATACGAAGAAGCGTTAAGCAAAAAATAA
- a CDS encoding FadR/GntR family transcriptional regulator, with the protein MQIQRKTLAEEVAERLIEGISNDEYAIGEKLPIESELMKIYGVGRSSIREAIKTLSIQGILNVQQGVGTFVISKNAHESLESQMSKAQLEEVQEVRSLLDSKIAAKAAINRTEEALNTIKKYLTLRNQFAEENLATECYQADINFHLAIAEACGNNLLKEIYKIATKHIMRSFETRHHNNTESFKISQKIHTDLYLSIENGDSDKASIIAQKIVDQIY; encoded by the coding sequence ATGCAGATTCAAAGAAAAACTTTAGCCGAAGAAGTAGCAGAAAGATTAATCGAAGGAATATCCAACGATGAATATGCTATTGGCGAAAAGCTTCCGATTGAATCTGAACTGATGAAAATCTATGGAGTCGGCCGTTCCAGCATTCGAGAAGCGATAAAAACTTTATCGATACAGGGAATTCTCAATGTACAGCAAGGCGTAGGAACATTTGTGATTTCTAAAAATGCTCACGAATCTTTAGAATCCCAAATGAGTAAAGCCCAGCTTGAAGAAGTACAGGAAGTACGCTCATTGCTTGATTCAAAAATTGCAGCAAAAGCAGCGATCAACCGAACAGAAGAAGCATTAAACACAATAAAAAAATACTTGACTCTCAGAAATCAATTTGCAGAGGAAAATTTAGCAACAGAATGTTATCAGGCAGACATCAATTTCCATCTAGCCATTGCAGAAGCGTGCGGAAATAATCTTTTAAAAGAAATCTACAAAATAGCAACCAAACATATTATGAGATCTTTCGAAACAAGACATCATAACAATACTGAATCTTTCAAAATTTCTCAGAAAATACATACCGACCTTTATCTGTCGATTGAAAACGGAGATTCGGACAAGGCTTCAATTATAGCTCAAAAAATTGTAGATCAGATTTATTAA
- a CDS encoding type VI secretion system Vgr family protein, whose translation MKNKNSNSEKISETHIAGINRVVKLDIVVNGKSISHFKHFRLQQSAKTHHSFELILAHDSLGEIQNHNLEQAQQFLGKRITIVFKYKDLENESPERTFVGIVTKVAFSQEKMSLGNIVLKGQSPTILMDSAPHTQSFGGNQSVNTSIIADSIIKETLGTANFDFRIETQNRSYINYSSQYCETHYNYLARLAEAYGEQFYYDGYVLHFGKLPPSEKPIQLVYGSNVTDVQVELKAVHTKPEYFGYSSSNHAKMLGSDNSIKHLGDLSSKAYELNDTIFKTRSLTPTPVNANMFLDVDDSQKSARGSKAVEVFTVSGNTTVPFLYIGCVADIEMRKPDSNETSYFTKLMMTEISHEVNARGYYTGSFEAIAEGTGFMPKPDFVIPKAESQIATVISNIDPLNQGRIQVQFDWQLNDITHFIRMMSPDAGGTGAITQNRGFVAIPEIGDQVMVGFEYHNPDFPFAMGGMFHGGIGLGGGADNHLKSIQTRSGIKVLMNDANGSVTIQDPSGNIYFMDGQGNINVTAPNKITMNATDVEINANNNFDINVANNMTSTVGNTAMMNYLQKTLVNTPIMLQTVSELFHTQATKTIINTENELFIQAKEANVAGTQKLFMHSDQNTIVNSKGVVDMHGKQGNNQTNKAQPYKKIPIYMDGRCFVSFRPKTSWNGKYGFDWMRLGDTSLPGDTRANAYKFISTDYNKLKTAYQQRTFTRKDSRGRRITFTYFVPWLTLYPKNEVPNGFTHTSATLDVTIDVEVAPLRLEIEYDKSLFTIDKQNFSQTSKGVHKTTITVTCIKSFDKYQDIKVVSVFKNTKGEEEKTMAGKMLVTPNKQRFKVDCVLVKVHTNINGTISRSKPTGRKVGLDKYLRQALVNSNFSSDIVIDCSSDIDPITKRRTNLKTLFNRAANVTNGKIPDGSLNSIQDFINAQISAKYGNRYDDVYKFHFIKQDAGTATQANTGLFGRAYGIPSTAKSVVVYQSGFSDSTTAHEGLHAMGLHHPFHGGEHMFNRSTTDNVMDYSDLEATPAIPVIQLWHWQFPHIYKNVKKI comes from the coding sequence ATGAAAAATAAAAACTCTAATTCTGAGAAGATTTCGGAGACCCATATTGCAGGCATTAACCGTGTGGTTAAGCTTGATATTGTGGTGAATGGAAAATCTATCAGTCATTTTAAACACTTTCGTTTACAGCAAAGTGCAAAAACACATCATAGTTTCGAGCTTATTCTTGCACATGATTCATTGGGAGAAATCCAAAACCACAATCTTGAGCAGGCACAACAATTTTTAGGAAAACGAATTACTATTGTTTTCAAATATAAAGACCTTGAAAATGAAAGTCCTGAAAGAACTTTTGTAGGTATTGTTACCAAAGTAGCATTCAGTCAGGAAAAAATGAGCTTGGGAAATATTGTACTCAAAGGGCAAAGTCCAACGATCCTAATGGATTCTGCACCACACACCCAAAGTTTTGGAGGTAACCAGTCTGTTAATACCTCTATTATTGCAGATAGCATCATTAAAGAAACGTTAGGTACTGCTAATTTTGATTTCAGAATAGAAACTCAGAACAGAAGTTACATTAATTACAGTTCACAATATTGCGAAACACATTATAATTATCTTGCAAGACTAGCAGAAGCTTATGGAGAGCAGTTTTATTATGATGGATATGTATTGCACTTTGGAAAACTCCCTCCATCTGAAAAGCCTATCCAACTTGTTTATGGAAGTAATGTTACTGATGTTCAGGTAGAGTTAAAAGCAGTACATACAAAACCTGAATATTTTGGATATAGCAGTAGTAATCATGCTAAAATGCTAGGCTCAGACAATTCTATAAAACATTTGGGAGATTTATCCTCAAAAGCATACGAGTTGAATGATACAATCTTCAAAACACGTTCACTTACTCCAACCCCTGTAAATGCAAATATGTTCCTTGATGTGGATGATTCCCAAAAAAGTGCAAGAGGAAGTAAAGCTGTTGAGGTTTTTACTGTTTCTGGAAATACAACTGTCCCTTTCCTATATATTGGCTGTGTAGCCGATATTGAAATGAGAAAACCTGATTCTAATGAAACATCTTACTTTACAAAATTAATGATGACCGAAATAAGTCATGAAGTAAACGCCAGAGGATATTATACAGGAAGCTTTGAAGCTATAGCCGAAGGAACAGGTTTTATGCCTAAACCTGATTTTGTGATACCAAAAGCAGAATCACAGATAGCAACAGTTATTTCAAACATAGACCCACTCAACCAAGGAAGAATACAGGTGCAGTTTGATTGGCAGTTAAATGATATCACTCATTTTATCCGAATGATGAGTCCAGATGCAGGAGGAACAGGAGCAATTACTCAAAACAGAGGTTTTGTAGCCATTCCCGAAATTGGAGACCAAGTTATGGTAGGTTTTGAATACCACAATCCCGATTTTCCGTTTGCTATGGGTGGAATGTTTCATGGAGGAATTGGTTTGGGTGGAGGTGCTGATAATCATCTTAAATCCATACAGACCCGTAGCGGAATAAAAGTTTTAATGAATGATGCTAATGGCAGTGTGACAATTCAAGACCCAAGCGGAAACATTTATTTCATGGATGGACAGGGCAACATTAATGTTACTGCTCCCAATAAAATAACCATGAATGCAACAGATGTAGAAATTAATGCAAATAATAATTTTGATATTAATGTTGCCAACAACATGACTTCTACAGTTGGTAATACTGCGATGATGAATTATCTTCAGAAAACATTGGTAAATACACCTATCATGTTACAAACTGTATCTGAATTATTTCATACACAAGCAACAAAAACAATTATTAATACTGAAAATGAATTATTCATTCAAGCAAAAGAAGCAAATGTAGCAGGAACTCAAAAACTGTTTATGCACTCTGACCAAAACACCATTGTTAATAGCAAAGGAGTTGTTGATATGCATGGTAAGCAAGGGAATAATCAAACAAATAAAGCACAACCATATAAAAAAATTCCAATTTATATGGATGGTAGATGTTTTGTTAGTTTTAGACCTAAAACTAGTTGGAATGGAAAATATGGTTTTGATTGGATGAGACTTGGAGATACTTCTTTGCCAGGAGATACTAGAGCAAATGCTTACAAATTTATCTCAACTGATTACAATAAGTTGAAAACCGCCTATCAACAAAGAACATTTACTAGAAAAGACAGTAGAGGAAGAAGAATCACATTTACTTACTTTGTACCATGGCTTACATTATATCCTAAAAATGAAGTTCCAAATGGATTTACACATACTTCTGCAACTTTGGATGTTACCATTGATGTTGAAGTAGCTCCTCTAAGATTAGAAATTGAGTATGATAAATCATTGTTTACAATTGATAAGCAAAATTTCTCGCAAACATCTAAAGGTGTTCACAAAACTACAATTACTGTAACCTGCATCAAATCTTTTGACAAATATCAAGATATTAAAGTGGTTTCCGTATTTAAAAATACTAAAGGTGAAGAAGAAAAAACAATGGCAGGAAAAATGCTTGTTACTCCTAACAAGCAACGTTTTAAGGTAGATTGTGTTCTTGTAAAAGTTCATACAAATATCAATGGGACAATTTCTAGAAGTAAACCTACTGGAAGAAAAGTTGGTTTGGATAAATATTTAAGGCAAGCATTAGTAAATTCTAATTTTTCAAGTGATATTGTTATAGATTGTAGTAGTGATATTGATCCTATTACAAAGAGAAGAACAAATTTAAAAACTCTTTTTAATAGAGCAGCAAATGTTACAAATGGTAAAATCCCTGATGGGTCATTAAATTCTATTCAAGATTTTATAAACGCACAAATTAGTGCTAAGTATGGTAACAGGTATGATGATGTTTACAAGTTTCATTTCATTAAACAAGATGCGGGAACTGCTACTCAAGCGAACACGGGCTTGTTTGGAAGAGCTTATGGAATACCTTCTACAGCAAAATCAGTAGTTGTATACCAATCAGGCTTTTCTGATAGTACTACTGCACATGAAGGACTACACGCAATGGGGCTACATCATCCTTTTCATGGAGGAGAACATATGTTTAACCGTTCTACAACAGATAATGTAATGGATTATTCAGATCTTGAAGCTACTCCAGCAATTCCAGTTATACAATTGTGGCATTGGCAGTTTCCACACATCTACAAAAACGTAAAAAAAATTTAA
- a CDS encoding MbnP family protein codes for MKIYKFLSLLFIAFNFFTFTSCRNSDDDDSSSETKGKLQLKFENGFNNLGNIVLNQTTQTSSNGQKHQFSTLKYVISNISLIDENGNEFKYNENNPDKGAFIINQEKAVAGIVYVDLDEIPKNNYKKIKFGLGISQYAYLLGQNGQAEFWEKAKKESLTWSWAAGYIFVKLEGKYGAGAANTEFMNHTGNMGNVTANNTPDLYREVILDLPTTARVSASIKPSIHILADFNQYLSGETVINLSSTNDMAMGSNQHLVNVTNNLIKMFKVDHVHND; via the coding sequence ATGAAAATTTATAAATTTTTATCATTACTCTTTATTGCCTTTAATTTTTTCACTTTTACATCATGTAGAAACAGCGATGACGACGATTCATCATCGGAAACCAAAGGAAAACTTCAGCTCAAATTCGAAAACGGATTCAATAACCTCGGAAATATTGTTCTCAATCAAACCACACAAACTTCCTCAAACGGACAAAAACATCAGTTTTCAACTTTAAAATATGTCATAAGCAACATCAGTTTAATCGACGAAAATGGAAATGAGTTTAAATACAACGAAAACAATCCCGACAAAGGTGCTTTCATCATCAATCAGGAAAAAGCAGTTGCCGGAATTGTGTATGTAGATTTAGATGAAATTCCGAAAAACAATTACAAAAAAATAAAATTTGGATTAGGAATCAGTCAGTATGCTTATCTGCTCGGACAAAACGGACAGGCAGAATTCTGGGAAAAGGCTAAAAAAGAAAGTTTGACCTGGTCTTGGGCCGCAGGATATATTTTCGTGAAATTAGAAGGGAAATACGGAGCAGGTGCTGCCAACACAGAATTTATGAATCACACCGGAAACATGGGAAATGTTACCGCAAACAATACTCCGGATTTGTATCGTGAAGTAATTTTAGACCTTCCGACAACGGCGAGAGTTTCTGCAAGTATAAAACCTTCCATTCATATTTTGGCAGATTTTAATCAATATCTAAGTGGAGAAACAGTTATAAATCTTTCTTCGACAAATGATATGGCAATGGGTTCTAATCAGCATTTGGTGAATGTGACTAATAATTTAATCAAAATGTTTAAAGTAGACCATGTTCACAATGATTAA
- a CDS encoding transporter has protein sequence MKKIFLILSLILFNLNQAKTINDSLYIPNDLSEILFNECDACGCAAGNGSSGFESLLNPQFIGIKYFAQHYKAKENLFVNDLTQDQYFNTIQIWAKVPLTQKLSVYASLPFHFHEKKTLQGDININGIGDFNLMGIYKLLNSKNNTHELNGGVGVKVPLGKFDEKGVSGVNPSFQLGTGSWDYQAVLNYRFQRNKVAVLLNTDYTIKTENKKHYQFGNQWNYSATGFYQIFRNDKSIISAKAGFQGEVYDRNRQYNENLPKTAGSALYGKVGFETSFKKLSLGTELMLPTYTNLAGGDIEAKSRFSVFINFGI, from the coding sequence ATGAAGAAGATATTTTTAATCTTAAGTCTGATTTTATTTAATTTGAATCAGGCTAAAACAATCAATGACAGTTTGTATATTCCAAATGATCTGAGTGAAATTTTATTCAATGAATGCGATGCTTGCGGATGTGCTGCTGGAAATGGTTCTTCCGGTTTTGAATCACTTTTAAATCCTCAGTTTATCGGAATTAAATATTTTGCTCAGCATTATAAGGCAAAAGAAAATTTATTTGTAAATGATTTGACCCAAGACCAATATTTTAATACCATTCAGATTTGGGCTAAAGTTCCTTTGACTCAAAAATTGAGTGTTTATGCAAGTCTGCCATTTCATTTTCATGAAAAAAAAACTTTGCAGGGTGATATTAATATCAACGGAATCGGTGATTTTAATCTGATGGGAATTTATAAACTATTGAACTCAAAAAATAATACACATGAGTTAAATGGTGGGGTAGGAGTGAAAGTTCCGCTTGGGAAATTCGATGAAAAAGGAGTTTCCGGCGTGAATCCGAGTTTTCAATTGGGAACCGGAAGCTGGGATTATCAGGCTGTTTTGAATTATAGATTTCAGCGAAATAAAGTGGCTGTACTTCTCAATACCGATTATACAATTAAAACCGAAAATAAAAAGCATTATCAATTTGGCAATCAATGGAATTATTCCGCTACCGGATTTTATCAAATTTTTAGAAATGATAAAAGTATTATTTCGGCAAAAGCTGGTTTTCAGGGTGAAGTTTATGACAGAAACCGTCAGTATAATGAAAACCTTCCGAAAACTGCAGGAAGTGCTTTGTATGGAAAAGTCGGCTTTGAAACTTCTTTTAAAAAATTGAGCCTGGGAACAGAATTAATGCTTCCGACTTATACTAATTTGGCTGGTGGTGATATTGAAGCGAAATCCAGATTCAGTGTTTTTATCAATTTTGGGATTTAA
- a CDS encoding cation:proton antiporter, which translates to MTLLSIHNLSFPIEDPVLKFLLVLIIILAAPLLLNKIKVPHLLGLIIAGAVIGPNGFNVLARDSSIVVTGTTGLLYIMFLAGLEIDMGDFKKNKWKSLTFGIYTFAVPFILGYLGAIYILNLSVLTSILFASLFSSHTLIAYPLVSKLGIAKNPAVNITVGGTMITDVLALLVLAIIVGMSQGDVGTEFWLKLSISFIVFALVVLVIFPMIGRWFFKKVDDKISQYIFVLVMIYLAAMLAEIAGVEAIIGAFFAGLALNRLIPHTSSLMNRVEFVGNAIFIPFFLISVGMLIDFKVFFKSWETLEVAAIMLVASIGGKYLSAVATQKTFRLSKEEGKLIFGLSSASAAATLASVMVGYNIILSETETGEPIRLLNEHVLNGSILLILISCTISSFISMASAQKIAEQENEETISGNSHEQENILLALNHETTVERMVNLGILIKAHSNTENLFALNVINEDKNESSVKNAEKLLHHATDMAAAADVKLQSLKRYDNDVVNGVNNVIKEQNITDLIIGLEYSKGFSPSFTDNLYNGYLQRDDVNVLVYHAAQPLATIKNHAVMIPENAHKEAGFFHALLRVWNIARNSGATITFYASEEILNILQKIVTKANIEAEFIIINTWKDGEQTATQLKDNEALIILMAKRGMKSYVPQMRFIPELLNKNLSDKNYLLIFPFSEFESTNSEKRSVTNHNDFMEIGNIANNIFK; encoded by the coding sequence ATGACTCTATTAAGCATACACAACCTCAGTTTTCCCATTGAAGATCCGGTATTGAAATTTCTTTTGGTGCTCATCATCATTCTTGCAGCACCACTTTTACTTAACAAAATTAAAGTACCTCATTTATTAGGGTTGATTATTGCAGGTGCGGTAATTGGCCCAAACGGATTTAATGTCTTAGCAAGAGACAGCAGCATTGTAGTGACCGGAACAACCGGACTTCTTTACATTATGTTTCTTGCCGGTCTAGAAATCGATATGGGAGATTTCAAAAAAAACAAGTGGAAAAGTCTGACATTTGGAATATATACATTTGCCGTTCCTTTCATTTTAGGCTACTTAGGGGCTATTTACATCCTAAATCTATCAGTTTTAACATCAATCCTTTTTGCCAGTTTATTCTCGTCACATACTTTAATTGCTTACCCTTTGGTCAGCAAATTAGGTATTGCTAAAAACCCTGCCGTTAATATTACCGTTGGCGGAACAATGATTACAGATGTTTTAGCATTATTAGTTCTTGCCATCATTGTAGGAATGTCTCAAGGCGATGTAGGAACAGAGTTCTGGTTAAAATTGTCGATTTCGTTTATTGTTTTTGCATTGGTGGTTTTGGTCATTTTCCCGATGATAGGAAGATGGTTTTTCAAAAAAGTAGATGACAAAATCTCTCAATATATTTTTGTATTGGTTATGATTTATCTGGCTGCTATGTTAGCTGAAATAGCCGGAGTTGAAGCCATTATCGGAGCGTTTTTCGCAGGCTTAGCTTTAAACAGATTAATTCCACATACTTCTTCATTAATGAATCGTGTAGAATTTGTAGGAAATGCTATTTTCATCCCCTTCTTCCTGATTAGCGTTGGAATGTTGATTGATTTTAAAGTTTTTTTTAAAAGTTGGGAAACTCTGGAAGTTGCAGCTATTATGCTTGTTGCATCCATTGGAGGAAAATATCTTTCTGCCGTTGCTACACAAAAAACATTCAGACTTTCTAAAGAAGAAGGAAAATTAATTTTTGGTTTAAGCTCAGCTTCTGCAGCAGCAACGCTAGCATCTGTAATGGTGGGCTACAACATCATTCTTTCCGAAACTGAAACCGGAGAACCTATCAGACTATTAAACGAGCATGTTCTTAACGGAAGCATTTTACTGATTTTAATTTCATGTACTATTTCGTCGTTTATTTCAATGGCAAGTGCACAAAAAATTGCAGAACAAGAAAATGAGGAAACCATTTCCGGAAACAGCCACGAACAGGAAAATATTCTTTTAGCTTTAAACCATGAAACCACTGTTGAAAGAATGGTGAATCTTGGAATTTTAATTAAAGCCCATTCAAATACAGAAAATTTATTTGCATTAAATGTAATTAATGAAGATAAAAATGAATCTTCGGTAAAAAATGCAGAGAAACTTTTACATCATGCAACAGATATGGCAGCAGCGGCAGATGTAAAGTTACAATCACTAAAAAGATATGATAATGATGTAGTTAACGGAGTAAACAATGTCATTAAAGAACAAAACATCACCGATCTTATTATCGGGTTAGAATATAGCAAAGGCTTTTCACCTTCTTTCACCGATAATCTTTATAATGGGTATTTACAGCGCGATGATGTAAATGTTTTGGTGTATCATGCAGCTCAGCCTTTAGCAACGATAAAAAATCATGCAGTGATGATTCCTGAAAACGCACACAAAGAAGCCGGATTTTTCCATGCCTTGTTGAGGGTGTGGAATATAGCAAGAAATTCAGGAGCCACGATTACTTTTTATGCTTCGGAAGAAATTCTTAATATTTTGCAGAAAATCGTTACGAAAGCTAATATTGAAGCCGAATTTATCATTATAAACACATGGAAAGATGGTGAGCAAACGGCGACTCAACTTAAAGATAATGAAGCTCTTATTATCTTAATGGCAAAAAGAGGAATGAAATCTTATGTTCCTCAAATGCGATTTATCCCGGAACTTCTTAACAAGAATCTGAGTGATAAAAATTACTTGCTCATCTTCCCTTTTTCGGAATTTGAAAGTACAAATTCTGAGAAGCGATCTGTAACAAATCATAATGATTTTATGGAAATCGGAAATATTGCAAATAATATTTTCAAATAA